In Leisingera sp. NJS204, the DNA window TGGGAACGGGCTCGGGCGGGCGTTGTCCAACGAAGACTACAGTTTGTCTAGGGCCCTGCAATCAGCATGGGAAGACAATGCGGTTTTTTCAGTCGAGCAAAAGCAGTTGATCCATCAGTGCCTACCAGAAGATGTAATTGAAAATGATATTTTAGTTGCTCCCCAAGGTGAGGACCAATTGGACAAGTTGCAGCGTGTTCTTGCGGCGTGTGATGAAATTTCAAAAGTAGAAGTCGCCGGAGGCGTAGGTTGGTTAAACAATACTGGAAGAATTTTTCCTAATGCGATTAGGAGTTATATTCACCGTGCAGCGACCTATTTTCATCAACTTGAGTACGCTCTCCCTGACGAGTTTGTAACGTCGTTGATCGAAGGGGTAAGAGGTACTGGAAGCCACATCGCAACGCTAAATTATGATGAACTTCTGTACCGTTCTTTTATTGGGACTGATCTTTTTGCACCTAGGCATCATCTTCTCGATGGGTTTCAGCACCAGTTTGCCGAAGAAAACCTGGTGCGCTTTCGCCCGGCGAGCCAGGGGTACTACTTACACCTTCACGGTAGCCCTTTGTACTATACCGACAACCAAGGCGCCATTAAGAAGACAAACCTTGCTGGTGTGAATAACTTAATCGGTCATTCGTCTACCCACCTAGTTTTAACGCACGTTGCTCATAAGGCAGCTGTCATCGCTTCAAGTCCATTGCTGCGTGCTTATTGGCGTGCACTTGAAGAGGCAATGGCAGAAGCAGATGGCGTTGTTTTGCTTGGCTACGGCGGGGAAGACCTCCATCTGAATAATTTGGTCAGCCGGTATTTTCGAGAAAAGCAGGTTGAAATTGTTGTGCGGGATAAACCTGAGTATCAAGCTGACAAAGGCGGTGGAGCTGCTGCTTTGTGGAGAGCGAAACTGGGCGTGAACAATACGTATCTGTGGAGGCCACAGGGCATTCTGGAACACAGAGAGTGGCAGTGGTCAGAGTAATTGAGGGGGGAGCCCCCTCAAACATCCAGCTCCTCCACGAACTTCGCGTTCTCCTGGATATACTGGTAGCGCAGCTCGGGTTTCTTGCCCATCAGCTGTTCGACCAGCTCGCCGGTCTCGCCGGGTTCGTCCTCGTCGATGGTGACGCGGATCAGCTTGCGGGTCGTGGGGTCCATGGTGGTTTCTTTCAGATCTTTGGCGTCCATTTCGCCAAGACCCTTGAAGCGGCTCACGTCAATCTTGCCCTTGCCGCCCAGACCCTTTTCCAGCCATTTGTCGCGCTCGGCCTCGTCGAGGCAGTAGACGCGGCGCGCACCTTGGGTGAGGCGGAACAGCGGCGGACAGGCGAGGTAGAGGTGGCCGCCGTCAATGAGCGGACGCATCTGGGTGAAGAAGAAGGTCATCAGCAATGATGCGATATGGGCGCCGTCGACGTCCGCATCGGTCATGATGATGATCTTGTCATAGCGCAGATCGTCGAGGTTGAACTTGGTGCCGGTGCCGACGCCAAGCGCCTCGCACAAGTCGCGGATTTCGGCGTTGGTGCCGATCTTGTTGGAGGCAGCCCCCAGCACGTTCAGGATTTTGCCCTTGAGCGGCAAGAGCGCCTGATTGACCCGGTTGCGCGCGCCCTTGCCTGAGCCGCCGGCCGAGTCGCCCTCGACAATGAACAATTCGGTGCCGGAGCGGTCTTTGGAGGTGCAATCGGTCAGCTTACCCGGCAGGCGCAGTTTCTTGGTGGCCGATTTGCGCTGGGTCTCTTTCTCCTGCTTGCGGCGCAGGCGTTCCTCGGCCCGCAGGACAAGGAAATCGAGAATGGCGCCGGCCGATTTGGTGTCGGCGGCCAGCCAGTTGTCGAAATGGTCGCGGACCGAGTTTTCGACCATTTTCGAGGCCGCCTCGGTCGACAGGCGGTCCTTGGTCTGGCCCACGAAAGCCGGGTCGGCGATGAAGCAGGAAATCAGCGCGCAGCCGCCTGCCATCAGGTCGTCGCGGGTGATCTGCGCGGCCTTTTTGTTGCCGACCAGCTCGCCGTAGGCCTTGATGCCCTTGAGGATCGCGGCCCAGAAACCGGCGACATGGGTGCCGCCTTCGGGGGTGGGGACGGTGTTACAGTAGGACTGCGTGAAGCCGTCGCGCGAAGGCGTCCAGTTGATCGCCCATTCGACGTAACCCGGCGCGTTGAACTTCTCGCGGAACTCGACCTTGCCGGCAAAGGGCGCGTCAGCATAGACGGAGGATTTGCCCAGGACTTCGCTCAGGTAGTCGCGCAATCCTCCGGGGAAGTGGAAGGTGGCCTCGGCCGGGGTTTCGCCGTCGTCAATGTGGGTTTTCCAGCGGATTTCGACGCCGGAGAACAGATAGGCTTTGGAACGCACCAGGGTCATCAGGCGCTTGGGCTTGAACCGGTGGGAGCCGAAGATCTGCTCATCCGCGTGGAAGGTCACGAAGGTGCCGCGCTTGTTGGGGGCGGCGCCGATTTTTTCCACCGGTCCCAGCGGCAGGCCGCGGGAGAAGCGCTGCTCGAACAACTCCTTGTTCTTGGCCACCTGCACCACCAGCGAATCCGACAGCGCGTTCACCACCGAGGAGCCGACGCCATGCAGACCGCCGGAGGTCTGGTAGGCCTTGCCGGAAAACTTGCCGCCTGCGTGCAGGGTGCAGAGGATCACCTCAAGCGCGGATTTGTCCGGGAACTTGGGGTGCGGGTCGATCGGGATGCCGCGGCCGTTGTCGGTGATGGTGACGGAATAATCCGCATTCAGGGTGACTTCGATACGGTTGGCATGGCCCGCGACGGCCTCGTCCATCGAGTTGTCGAGGATCTCGGCGACCATATGGTGCAGCGCGCGCTCATCGGTGCCGCCGATATACATGCCGGGGCGCTGGCGGACCGGCTCAAGCCCTTCCAGAACTTCAATCGAGGAGGCGTCATAGGTGTCGGCTGCAGGCGTGCTGAGGAGGTCGTCGGCCATGTGCGGGAACTGCTCTTCCTTGGTGTTGATTGGCAGCCATTATGGCAGGTGTCGGGGCCGGGTGGAAGAGGGACGCAAGGGGCTGTGGATAAGGCGGCTTGGGGGTCTGCTAAGGTCAGGGAGTAGAGCGGTCAGGGCATCTGTTGGCCGCAGGCGGGGGTAAGCCCCCGCCGTCATGTTGAAAGCGTGCCTCGGGCGGGACGGGGCGGTCGAGGGCTGAGGGGCGTGCCGCCGGGCGGAATGGTTTGCGGGGTAGTGGAACTTTTCAGACGGCGGGCTGAAGGGCAGATAGTTTTCAAACCATCGAAAGTAGGTTCCGGTAATCCGGGTGCGGCGATATTCTCCGTGCGGTGCAGGGGGCTGCGGGCTACACCTCGGCCAGCGAATGGTATGAGGAGGGCCGCCAAGTGGCTGACAAGGGGATCAAGACGCAGGACTGGGCGGCGTTCCGGGCAGAGGCGCAGCGGATGCTGGAGGCGGCGCTGGATCAGATGCAGGAAGCTGCGGAGCACCCCTGGCAGCCGGTGCCCGAGGATATTGATGCGCGCTATGCGGTGACAGCGCAGGCGCAGGGGCCGCAGGCGGCAGTGGACCGGATCATCCGCGACGTGCTGCCTTATCACGGCGGCAACACCCATCCGCGGTTCTGGGGCTGGGTGCAGGGGTCGGGACTGGCGTCGGATCTGATCGCTTCGGTCGCGGCGGCGGCGGTCAATGCCAACATGGGCGGGCGCGATCACGGCGCGAACTATATGGAACGCGCGGTGGTGGATTGGACGCGGCGCAAGATGGGGATGCCTGATGGGGCCAGCGGGCTGCTGGTCACGGGCACCTCGCAGGCCACGGTGATAGCCTTTCAGGCCGCACGGCTGCGGGTGATGAAGGACCTGCGCCAGCGTGGTCAGGGTGACGTGCGGCTGACGGCCTATGCGGGCGAGGGCGTGCATAATGCAACGCTGAAGGCGGTGGAGCTTTTGGGCATCGGCTCGGACAATCTGCGCAAGGTGCCTTTGGCTGGCGGGCAGATCGACTGCGCGGCTTTGGCGGCGATGGTGGCGGAAGACAAGGCTGCCGGGGCGCTGCCGTTTCTGGTGGTGGGGACAGCCGGATCGGTGGATCTTGGGCTGTATGATGATTTGAATGCGCTGGCCGATGCGGCGTCCGGACTGGGCCTGTGGCTGCATGTGGACGGGGCTTTCGGC includes these proteins:
- a CDS encoding pyridoxal phosphate-dependent decarboxylase family protein, producing MADKGIKTQDWAAFRAEAQRMLEAALDQMQEAAEHPWQPVPEDIDARYAVTAQAQGPQAAVDRIIRDVLPYHGGNTHPRFWGWVQGSGLASDLIASVAAAAVNANMGGRDHGANYMERAVVDWTRRKMGMPDGASGLLVTGTSQATVIAFQAARLRVMKDLRQRGQGDVRLTAYAGEGVHNATLKAVELLGIGSDNLRKVPLAGGQIDCAALAAMVAEDKAAGALPFLVVGTAGSVDLGLYDDLNALADAASGLGLWLHVDGAFGAWTRIAAEPWRSLSDGIGRADSIALDFHKWMYVGYDCGMALLRNEDEHRAAFSARPSYLEGAERGLAGGEPWFCDYGIDLSRGNRALKVWTALETYGEAAFCEAITGNCELAAYMAAQVEAQPDMALGAPVVSNVCVFTARSDLPPEAQSEVNARVAQTLQESGEAVFSTTRSQGRVMLRAAITNHRSREADVRAAIAAVAREAAG
- the parE gene encoding DNA topoisomerase IV subunit B, which encodes MADDLLSTPAADTYDASSIEVLEGLEPVRQRPGMYIGGTDERALHHMVAEILDNSMDEAVAGHANRIEVTLNADYSVTITDNGRGIPIDPHPKFPDKSALEVILCTLHAGGKFSGKAYQTSGGLHGVGSSVVNALSDSLVVQVAKNKELFEQRFSRGLPLGPVEKIGAAPNKRGTFVTFHADEQIFGSHRFKPKRLMTLVRSKAYLFSGVEIRWKTHIDDGETPAEATFHFPGGLRDYLSEVLGKSSVYADAPFAGKVEFREKFNAPGYVEWAINWTPSRDGFTQSYCNTVPTPEGGTHVAGFWAAILKGIKAYGELVGNKKAAQITRDDLMAGGCALISCFIADPAFVGQTKDRLSTEAASKMVENSVRDHFDNWLAADTKSAGAILDFLVLRAEERLRRKQEKETQRKSATKKLRLPGKLTDCTSKDRSGTELFIVEGDSAGGSGKGARNRVNQALLPLKGKILNVLGAASNKIGTNAEIRDLCEALGVGTGTKFNLDDLRYDKIIIMTDADVDGAHIASLLMTFFFTQMRPLIDGGHLYLACPPLFRLTQGARRVYCLDEAERDKWLEKGLGGKGKIDVSRFKGLGEMDAKDLKETTMDPTTRKLIRVTIDEDEPGETGELVEQLMGKKPELRYQYIQENAKFVEELDV